The following are encoded together in the Lathyrus oleraceus cultivar Zhongwan6 chromosome 3, CAAS_Psat_ZW6_1.0, whole genome shotgun sequence genome:
- the LOC127131684 gene encoding uncharacterized protein LOC127131684 has protein sequence MMFAPQNMPVQAIAPENSRPASQVTLPAVNSARPTYYQLLNDRIRAIKGFSAFGIDARDMCLVPNVVLPKKFKVPDLPKYKGLSCPHSHITMYCRKIASYIDNDDLLIHCFQDSLSGAFLDWYMSLGRTKIRSLRDLSEDFLKQYKYNLDMAPTRLQLKNQAQKSNETFKEYAQCWREMASRVRPTLLDNELVDIFMGTLHGLYYEKVIGSSSTNFADMVTIGARVENGLKSGKITDTTAPQATNKKSYGGFTKKKEGETNVVTESVHPQYQFPVAPMPYYPYPYVAAAQYQQPPCQYQPQNSNQQPTPTQKNQNQQYNRDNRGQGQGKNNKGVHDDCAICECDQDDCDELRDCVQKLMDQGLIQFSKSKAAEEIAVIEPITIVYRKKKVEAPPKRIQPIHFRVPSLFLYQNTKEVPWNYETITYLGGKEIRILNTEIVNIVGAGGMTCIGHVFAPKYTPRVSPSPTVIPPKEKVIPTPQAGATVPVTPNMTTVSVPTNVIDNKVAESEMSKGKGPMVENEQVEDHKKSITFEESQEFLKLIKKSDFKIVD, from the exons ATGATGTTTGCTCCCCAGAATATGCCTGTTCAGGCAATAGCTCCAGAAAATTCTCGGCCAGCCAGTCAGGTCACTCTTCCTGCTGTTAATTCGGCCCGACCGACATATTATCAGCTGCTTAATGATAGAATAAGGGCTATTAAGGGTTTCTCAGCCTTTGGTATTGACGCTCGAGATATGTGCTTAGTTCCGAATGTGGTGCTCCCAAAAAAGTTCAAGGTTCCAGACCTCCCAAAATACAAAGGTCTAAGCTGTCCTCATAGCCATATCACCATGTATTGCAGGAAGATAGCTTCATACATCGATAACGATGACTTACTGatccattgcttccaagacagcctgTCTGGAGCTTTTCTAGACTGGTATATGAGTTTGGGACGTACTAAGATTCGGTCATTGAGGGACCTGTCAGAGGATTTTCTGAAACAATATAAGTATAATCTTGACATGGCTCCAACCAGGTTGCAATTAAAGAATCAGGCGCAGAAATCCAATGAAAcctttaaagagtatgctcagtGTTGGCGCGAGATGGCATCCAGGGTCCGACCAACATTGTTAGATAATGAACTGGTGGATATCTTCATGGGTACACTTCATGGGTTGTATTATGAGAAAGTGATTGGGAGTTCTTCTACAAACTTTGCAGACATGGTAACTATTGGTGCACGTGTAGAGAATGGGCTGAAATCGGGGAAGATCACAGATACTACTGCTCCGCAAGCTACGAATAAGAAATCATATGGGGGCTTCACAAAAAAGAAGGAGGGGGAGACAAATGTTGTGACGGAAAGTGTCCACCCCCAATATCAGTTTCCGGTGGCCCCTATGCCGTATTATCCGTATCCATATGTTGCTGCTGCTCAGTATCAACAACCGCCATGTCAATATCAACCGCAAAACAGCAATCAACAACCAACGCCTACTCAGAAAAATCAGAATCAACAATATAACCGTGACAATAGAGGACAAGGTCAGGGGAAGAATAACAAAG GTGTACATGATGATTGTGCAATATGTGAATGTGATCAGGACGATTGTGACGAGTTAAGGGATTGTGTACAGAAACTGATGGATCAGGGACTGATACAGTTCTCTAAGTCTAAAGCAGCCGAAGAAATTGCGGTGATCGAACCAATAACTATTGTATATAGGAAGAAGAAGGTTGAAGCTCCTCCCAAGAGGATTCAGCCAATTCATTTTCGTGTTCCCAGTCTATTTCTGTATCAGAACACCAAGGAAGTGCCTTGGAATTATGAGACAATAACGTATTTAGGAGGAAAGGAAATTCGTATTCTTAACACTGAAATCGTCAACATCGTTGGAGCGGGAGGCATGACTTGCATTGGCCATGTATTCGCTCCAAAATACACTCCTAGGGTGTCTCCATCACCCACAGTTATCCCGCCTAAAGAGAAGGTCATTCCTACTCCGCAGGCAGGAGCAACTGTACCTGTCACTCCGAACATGACAACTGTTTCAGTGCCGACGAATGTTATTGATAACAAAGTTGCAGAATCAGAAATGTCTAAAGGTAAAGGGCCAATGGTTGAGAATGAGCAAGTTGAAGATCACAAGAAGAGCATCACTTTTGAGGAAAGCCAAGAATTCctcaaattgatcaagaagagtgacttcaAAATTGTCGACTAG